From a region of the Malania oleifera isolate guangnan ecotype guangnan chromosome 12, ASM2987363v1, whole genome shotgun sequence genome:
- the LOC131144022 gene encoding uncharacterized protein LOC131144022: MHPPTFTGGFDPIVVENWVQKMEKILKVLHCTNEQKVLYAMFQLAEESERWWVVVSLLEEQTADSPRMTWGHFKEVFFKRYFLASVRDVKADKFSSLTQGTLTVQSYVARYIELSCFVLCIILNKYKKARRFEKGLRKEIRRLVGMLRIWEFLILVEKAAVVEAGL, encoded by the coding sequence atgcatcctccgacgtttacTGGGGGATTCGACCCGATTGTAGTAGAGAATTGGGTGCAAAAGATGGAAAAGATCCTGAAAGTTCTGCATTGTACCAATGAGcagaaagttctctatgctaTGTTTCAGCTAGCAGAAGAATCTGAGAGGTGGTGGGTGGTTGTGAGTCTACTTGAGGAGCAGACAGCCGATTCACCTAGGATGACATGGGGCCATTTTAAAGAGGTGTTCTTTAAGAGATACTTTTTGGCTTCTGTCCGTGATGTAAAGGCAGACAAGTTCTCGAGTCTGACTCAGGGGACCCTGACAGTGCAGAGTTATGTAGCTAGATACATCGAGTTGTCTTGCTTTGTGCTGTGTATAATCTTGAACAAGTACAaaaaggctcggaggtttgagaagggtctgaggaaggagatcCGTAGGCTGGTAGGAATGTTGCGAATTTGGGAGTTTCTTATTTTGGTGGAGAAAGCTGCCGTAGTTGAGGCTGGTCTCTAG